From Oscillospiraceae bacterium CM, a single genomic window includes:
- a CDS encoding adenosylcobinamide amidohydrolase, whose translation MVIHAFQNGDTLERQDRALIARFHGERRVLSTSVLNGGCRDNLQAAFNHDCKHNGVKNTPLKAPTYEAHLALIAEEFGLDAHFATGLSTAADMDNVAVISETYDDLTVTAAVTGGIDVNGGRVGDPADWHEGAGGCIPISGTINILLFIDANLPEGTLARALVTCTEAKTAALQELLAPSRYSTGIATGSGTDGTVIVSNAASSLVLTFAGKHSKLGELIGRSVMSAVKKALFLQTGLCPAQQFVVFARTERFGLTRARFLEKYPAINVLRLDTLSKSGELVVMTSLFVHLLDQLQWGLISPADAQAGAKKLLEGAWDPGTAGDGGVTDTQQRMIAAFEAALVTMSEK comes from the coding sequence ATGGTTATTCACGCCTTTCAAAACGGGGACACGCTGGAGCGTCAGGACCGCGCGCTGATTGCCCGCTTTCACGGGGAGCGGCGCGTTTTGAGCACGTCCGTCTTAAACGGTGGCTGCCGCGATAACCTGCAAGCCGCCTTTAACCATGACTGCAAGCATAACGGCGTTAAAAACACGCCTTTAAAAGCGCCGACGTATGAAGCGCACCTGGCGCTTATCGCCGAGGAGTTCGGGCTTGACGCCCATTTTGCAACCGGCCTGTCAACAGCGGCCGATATGGACAATGTCGCTGTCATCAGCGAAACATATGATGATTTGACGGTGACAGCGGCTGTGACGGGCGGGATCGATGTAAACGGCGGACGTGTCGGCGACCCGGCGGACTGGCACGAGGGCGCCGGGGGGTGTATCCCCATCTCCGGCACCATTAACATTTTGCTTTTTATTGACGCAAACCTGCCGGAAGGGACGCTCGCGCGCGCACTCGTCACATGCACCGAGGCCAAGACGGCGGCGCTGCAGGAGCTTCTCGCGCCGAGCCGTTATTCAACGGGCATCGCAACAGGCTCCGGAACAGACGGCACGGTGATTGTATCAAATGCGGCATCCTCGCTGGTCCTAACGTTTGCCGGGAAGCATTCTAAGCTCGGCGAGCTCATTGGGCGCAGCGTCATGTCCGCCGTCAAAAAAGCCCTTTTTCTGCAAACGGGGCTTTGTCCCGCGCAGCAGTTTGTCGTCTTCGCCCGAACAGAGCGGTTCGGCCTGACGCGCGCACGTTTTCTTGAAAAGTACCCGGCGATTAATGTTTTGCGACTCGACACGCTTTCAAAAAGCGGTGAACTTGTTGTCATGACGTCTTTATTTGTCCATCTGCTCGACCAGCTGCAGTGGGGGCTTATCTCCCCTGCCGACGCCCAAGCCGGGGCGAAAAAGCTGCTTGAGGGTGCTTGGGATCCCGGAACGGCGGGGGATGGCGGCGTAACCGATACGCAGCAGCGGATGATTGCGGCGTTTGAAGCGGCGCTTGTGACGATGTCGGAAAAATAA
- a CDS encoding protease inhibitor I42 family protein, with protein sequence MTRMKKVLRWLMALSMLACMLPVGARAAAPATAPVTLDGMTLGAPARLDGQIVLLPVRAVCEALGYTVIWSTDGGVQTVTITKGDDTIVLDVTGQTVTKNNHAFFAGVVSGAGIQVLSGRTYIDSGLLGTVIPVNAHYDSGSVTLTRRLENNITVNTVRTADEKEFLKITIQYPEISGLDDNAAQTVMNAAFKNLADQAVTEGEQNASNMQQAIKDGYTGSVNRCETVFDYLVMYNQNGLLSVVFYNYQYAGGAHGSTVQTSLTYDLATGKALAFADLMQSGTDYTAFINAAIRREIDRRVALGDLYEFDFSPFKDVGADPDYYLSNSGAVFYFQEYEYFPYAAGIQEFNVPYGDLSPYLSDAFSFLYAPVTLRPGDNTLAVGDIGRVALTSNPSTGYSWHLAVSDNSVLAPAGEAYLPPANQNLVGTGGTEVWNVRALKPGTATLTFKYYRDWEGEASATADNTVVYNVTVK encoded by the coding sequence GTGACACGGATGAAAAAGGTTCTTCGATGGCTTATGGCGCTGAGCATGCTCGCTTGTATGCTCCCCGTCGGTGCGCGCGCGGCGGCGCCTGCCACGGCGCCCGTCACGCTCGACGGCATGACACTTGGGGCGCCGGCCCGGCTGGACGGCCAGATAGTGCTTCTGCCCGTGCGCGCCGTCTGTGAGGCGCTCGGTTACACCGTCATCTGGTCAACTGACGGCGGTGTTCAGACGGTTACCATCACAAAGGGCGATGATACGATTGTTTTGGATGTAACCGGTCAGACGGTCACGAAGAACAACCACGCATTCTTCGCGGGCGTTGTCAGCGGTGCGGGGATACAAGTGCTGTCCGGCCGCACGTATATTGATTCCGGCCTTCTAGGAACGGTCATCCCAGTCAATGCGCATTATGACAGCGGGTCTGTTACGCTCACGCGTCGGCTCGAAAATAATATCACCGTCAATACCGTTAGAACAGCCGACGAGAAAGAATTTCTTAAGATTACAATACAGTATCCCGAAATTTCCGGGCTGGATGACAACGCGGCGCAGACGGTCATGAACGCGGCGTTTAAAAATCTGGCCGATCAGGCCGTCACAGAGGGCGAGCAAAACGCCTCTAATATGCAGCAGGCGATTAAAGACGGCTACACAGGCTCGGTTAACCGGTGCGAAACGGTTTTTGATTATCTCGTGATGTATAATCAAAACGGCCTTCTCAGCGTCGTGTTTTATAATTATCAATACGCCGGTGGCGCGCACGGTTCCACGGTTCAAACATCCCTGACGTATGACCTCGCGACAGGGAAGGCATTGGCCTTCGCCGATCTCATGCAGTCGGGGACGGACTATACGGCCTTTATTAATGCGGCCATCCGGCGGGAAATCGACCGGCGCGTTGCATTGGGAGACTTGTATGAGTTTGACTTCAGCCCATTTAAGGACGTCGGAGCAGACCCCGATTATTATCTCTCTAACAGCGGCGCTGTGTTCTATTTTCAGGAGTACGAATACTTCCCATACGCTGCCGGAATTCAGGAGTTTAACGTGCCTTACGGCGATTTAAGCCCGTATCTCAGCGATGCATTCAGCTTTCTGTATGCGCCCGTCACGCTCCGGCCCGGTGACAACACACTCGCCGTGGGCGATATTGGACGCGTCGCCTTAACGTCAAACCCATCCACCGGATACAGCTGGCACCTCGCGGTTTCGGATAATAGCGTCCTCGCCCCGGCAGGAGAAGCATATTTGCCACCAGCGAATCAAAACCTCGTCGGCACTGGCGGCACAGAAGTCTGGAACGTCAGAGCGCTCAAACCCGGAACGGCAACGCTTACCTTCAAGTATTACAGAGACTGGGAAGGCGAAGCGTCAGCAACAGCCGACAACACCGTTGTTTACAACGTCACCGTCAAATAG
- a CDS encoding DUF3298 and DUF4163 domain-containing protein has protein sequence MKKWFLLCVVTLFALSLISGCAMINKLTGAGGTSTGAPSPSVSDKQTVDTVTVVSDKASNKTDYMTLTVDVPKLTGLQNAEEQNAINSIFKSYADSAKKDAGMYEALAKQDAESNLDYAMPYEITIGYTVEYNQNGLLSVLISDYRYTGGAHGGVAETGITIDLNSGTLLTLGDLMVSGSGYKNVINKAIRAEIDKRTGSDELSEPVIFEDIGDYPDFYMTKDGLVFFFQEYEYFPYAAGIQEFPISYETLKGMVKTEFLPK, from the coding sequence ATGAAAAAGTGGTTTCTTCTTTGCGTTGTCACGCTTTTTGCGCTGTCCCTAATATCCGGTTGTGCCATGATTAACAAGCTTACCGGCGCGGGCGGCACTTCGACCGGCGCACCATCACCATCCGTTTCAGATAAACAAACTGTTGATACCGTCACCGTTGTGTCGGACAAAGCGTCAAATAAAACCGACTATATGACGCTCACCGTCGACGTGCCAAAGCTCACCGGCTTGCAGAACGCCGAAGAGCAAAACGCGATCAATTCGATCTTCAAATCCTATGCCGACTCGGCTAAAAAAGACGCCGGGATGTATGAAGCGTTGGCCAAGCAAGACGCCGAATCGAATCTAGACTATGCCATGCCGTACGAAATCACGATTGGCTATACGGTTGAATACAATCAAAACGGGCTTCTTAGCGTCCTGATATCGGATTACCGCTATACGGGCGGCGCGCACGGCGGCGTTGCCGAAACCGGCATCACGATCGACCTCAACAGCGGCACGCTGCTGACGCTCGGCGATTTGATGGTCTCCGGCAGCGGATACAAAAACGTCATCAACAAGGCCATCCGAGCAGAAATTGATAAGCGGACAGGGTCGGACGAACTCAGCGAGCCTGTCATCTTTGAAGATATCGGCGATTATCCTGATTTCTATATGACGAAAGACGGTTTGGTGTTCTTTTTCCAGGAATACGAATACTTCCCCTATGCCGCTGGTATTCAGGAGTTCCCGATTTCATATGAAACGCTTAAAGGCATGGTGAAAACAGAATTTCTGCCGAAATAA
- a CDS encoding ABC transporter ATP-binding protein, which yields MLNVKNLTVQFGSLKIVDDLNFEVRPQEWLMLVGPNGAGKSTVVSAVSQLISYNGSVLFEGTDLSKLKPKKAAKLFGVLTQNHTVGYSFTVEEVVRLGRYAYSTGFFGELSTEDKQKIDDAIAITGMERYRKQSVLTLSGGELQRAFLAQLLAQDPRLLILDEPTNHLDLVFQKQIFELVRTWLKTPGRAVVSVVHDLNLAKAYGTHAVLLDKGRIVAKGDVGTVLSPENLNDVYSMDVCAWMRQLLSQWEKGR from the coding sequence ATGCTTAACGTTAAAAATCTCACTGTTCAATTTGGCAGCCTCAAAATCGTCGATGACCTGAATTTTGAGGTCCGGCCACAGGAGTGGCTGATGCTCGTCGGGCCGAATGGTGCCGGCAAAAGCACTGTTGTCTCCGCTGTTTCGCAGCTGATTTCCTATAACGGCAGCGTATTGTTTGAAGGAACAGACCTGTCCAAGCTGAAACCTAAAAAGGCGGCAAAGCTTTTCGGCGTTTTAACGCAAAACCACACCGTCGGCTACTCTTTCACCGTTGAGGAGGTCGTCCGGCTCGGGCGGTACGCGTATTCAACCGGCTTCTTCGGCGAATTGAGCACAGAAGACAAGCAGAAGATTGACGACGCCATCGCCATCACCGGCATGGAACGATACAGAAAACAGTCTGTCTTGACACTCTCCGGCGGCGAGCTGCAGCGGGCATTTCTCGCACAGCTTTTAGCGCAAGACCCGCGTCTATTAATCTTGGACGAGCCGACAAATCACCTGGACCTTGTTTTTCAAAAGCAAATCTTTGAACTCGTCCGAACGTGGTTGAAAACGCCGGGCAGAGCCGTTGTCTCCGTTGTGCACGATTTAAACCTCGCCAAGGCTTATGGCACGCACGCCGTTCTGCTCGACAAGGGGCGCATCGTTGCCAAGGGCGACGTCGGCACCGTTTTGTCGCCCGAAAATCTCAACGACGTCTACAGCATGGATGTCTGTGCGTGGATGCGCCAGCTGCTCTCGCAGTGGGAAAAGGGGCGCTGA
- a CDS encoding DUF4870 domain-containing protein produces MKVNPHRSSLGMDANTMALLCYLAAFLLSWIPVIKYVAFAAPLVIFFLEKDSPFVKFHAMQALILEAISWLFTVVFSIIIGIINAAYAATHYYYYWVSAPGAVAMSAVLVIIGVILTVFAIIAMVKAYGYEEFKIPLIGNMAEKFSKGGAAL; encoded by the coding sequence ATGAAAGTCAATCCGCACAGATCATCACTCGGCATGGACGCGAACACGATGGCACTGTTATGCTATCTTGCGGCCTTTTTGCTCTCTTGGATACCGGTTATAAAATATGTTGCCTTCGCAGCCCCCCTCGTCATTTTCTTCCTGGAAAAAGATAGCCCGTTCGTTAAATTTCACGCGATGCAGGCGCTTATTCTGGAAGCAATCAGCTGGCTGTTCACCGTTGTCTTTAGTATCATCATCGGTATTATCAACGCCGCATACGCTGCGACACACTACTATTACTACTGGGTTTCCGCGCCGGGTGCCGTTGCGATGTCCGCTGTTCTCGTTATCATTGGCGTAATCCTAACGGTATTTGCCATCATTGCCATGGTGAAAGCTTACGGTTACGAAGAATTTAAAATCCCGCTTATCGGCAATATGGCCGAAAAATTCAGCAAGGGCGGCGCGGCGCTGTAA